Proteins found in one Timaviella obliquedivisa GSE-PSE-MK23-08B genomic segment:
- a CDS encoding SDR family oxidoreductase, which translates to MRILVTGGAGFIGSHLIDRLMNQGHEVLCLDNFYTGHKRNIFHWLDNPYFELIRHDVTEPIRLEVDQIYHLACPASPVHYQYNPVKTIKTNVLGTMNMLGLAKRVKARFLLASTSEVYGDPEIHPQTEEYRGSVNTIGIRSCYDEGKRVAETLAFDYHRQNDVDIRVVRIFNTYGPRMLENDGRVVSNFIVQALRGQPLTIYGEGSQTRSFCYASDLVEGIMRLMNGDQKGPMNLGNPGEYTILELAKAVQQMVNPDAPLRFEPLPQDDPRRRKPDITKAQSWLGWEPTVSLMEGLKLTIEDFRQRMGEDAVQNGSVSAPRV; encoded by the coding sequence ATGCGAATTTTAGTCACAGGTGGTGCGGGTTTCATTGGCTCTCACCTCATCGATCGATTAATGAATCAGGGACACGAAGTTCTCTGCTTGGACAACTTTTACACAGGGCACAAGCGGAACATCTTCCACTGGTTGGACAATCCTTATTTTGAGTTAATCCGCCACGATGTAACCGAACCGATTCGCCTTGAAGTTGACCAGATCTATCATCTAGCTTGTCCAGCATCTCCAGTTCACTACCAATATAATCCTGTTAAAACGATTAAAACCAATGTGCTGGGAACTATGAATATGCTGGGCTTAGCCAAGCGCGTTAAGGCACGGTTTTTACTTGCCTCAACCTCCGAAGTCTACGGCGATCCCGAGATTCATCCTCAAACTGAAGAATATCGCGGTAGCGTTAACACGATTGGGATTCGGAGTTGCTACGACGAAGGCAAGCGAGTCGCAGAAACCTTGGCATTCGACTACCACCGTCAAAATGATGTCGATATCCGTGTCGTGCGGATTTTTAACACTTACGGGCCCAGGATGCTCGAAAACGATGGTCGAGTCGTTAGCAACTTTATTGTGCAAGCGCTCCGAGGGCAACCTTTAACCATCTACGGCGAAGGTTCCCAAACTCGCAGCTTTTGCTACGCCTCTGACTTAGTTGAGGGCATTATGCGATTGATGAACGGCGACCAAAAGGGCCCTATGAACTTAGGGAACCCCGGCGAATACACCATTCTAGAACTGGCAAAAGCGGTTCAGCAGATGGTTAACCCTGATGCTCCGCTTAGGTTTGAGCCTCTTCCCCAAGACGATCCGCGTCGTCGTAAGCCTGACATCACCAAAGCCCAGTCTTGGCTAGGGTGGGAACCTACTGTTTCCCTTATGGAGGGCTTAAAGCTGACGATTGAAGACTTCCGCCAGCGGATGGGTGAGGATGCTGTGCAAAATGGCTCAGTGTCGGCTCCTAGAGTTTAG
- a CDS encoding UDP-glucose/GDP-mannose dehydrogenase family protein, with product MRVCVIGTGYVGLVTGVCLAHIGHHVICVDNNEEKVKLMQSGQSPIFEPGLSELMQGAIQAQNIEFTTDLAAGVSHGEILFIAVGTPPLPTGESDTRYVEAVARGIGEHLNGGYKVVVNKSTVPIGSGDWVRMIVLDGIAERQKSLVPAGGGISDIAADFDVVSNPEFLREGAAVLDTFNPDRIVLGGNSPRAIAMMKELYAPIVSREFAQDKSLPTVPVVVTDLSSAEMVKYASNAFLATKISFINEVANICDRVGADVTQVAKGIGLDSRIGSKFLQAGIGWGGSCFPKDVSALIHTADDYGYEAQLLKAAVSVNQRQRLIAIEKLQQALKILKGKTVGLLGLTFKPDTDDLRDAPALDLIEQLHRLGTKIKAFDPLVSQTGMRHGLSNVMVETDEERLADGCDALVLVTDWKQFRTLDYDKMAKLMNNPVMIDGRNYLDQETLEKAGFRYIGIGR from the coding sequence ATGCGCGTTTGTGTCATTGGTACTGGATATGTTGGCTTGGTTACAGGCGTTTGCCTCGCTCACATTGGACATCACGTCATTTGCGTAGACAACAATGAGGAGAAAGTGAAGCTGATGCAATCTGGGCAGTCCCCGATTTTTGAACCGGGACTTTCAGAATTAATGCAAGGCGCGATTCAAGCTCAAAATATTGAATTCACCACTGATTTGGCGGCTGGAGTTTCCCACGGTGAAATTCTATTTATTGCAGTAGGTACGCCTCCTTTGCCCACCGGAGAAAGTGACACTCGCTATGTCGAAGCAGTTGCTAGAGGCATTGGTGAACATCTCAATGGCGGCTACAAAGTTGTGGTCAATAAATCTACGGTGCCCATTGGTTCAGGCGACTGGGTGCGAATGATTGTCTTAGACGGGATCGCAGAGCGGCAGAAGTCATTGGTTCCTGCTGGCGGCGGCATCAGTGACATAGCGGCAGATTTTGATGTTGTTAGTAATCCCGAATTTCTGCGGGAAGGGGCGGCTGTACTGGATACCTTTAATCCAGATCGGATTGTGCTAGGAGGCAACAGCCCACGAGCGATCGCCATGATGAAAGAACTCTACGCTCCGATTGTTTCCCGCGAGTTTGCCCAAGACAAATCCTTGCCTACCGTTCCGGTTGTTGTCACTGACCTTAGCTCAGCAGAAATGGTCAAGTATGCCTCGAATGCTTTCTTAGCGACCAAGATTAGCTTTATCAACGAAGTCGCAAACATTTGCGATCGCGTGGGTGCAGACGTAACTCAAGTCGCTAAAGGCATTGGGTTGGATTCTCGCATTGGTAGTAAATTTCTTCAAGCAGGAATTGGTTGGGGGGGGTCTTGCTTTCCTAAAGACGTATCGGCGCTTATCCATACCGCTGATGATTATGGTTATGAAGCCCAGTTACTCAAGGCTGCCGTTAGTGTGAATCAACGGCAACGCCTGATTGCCATCGAAAAACTACAGCAAGCACTCAAAATCCTCAAAGGAAAAACTGTTGGACTCTTAGGGCTTACCTTTAAGCCAGACACTGACGACCTCCGCGATGCACCTGCGCTGGATTTGATTGAACAACTGCATCGTCTGGGCACCAAGATTAAAGCCTTCGATCCGCTGGTTTCCCAAACCGGAATGCGTCATGGCTTGTCAAACGTGATGGTAGAAACCGATGAGGAGCGCTTAGCAGATGGCTGCGATGCCCTTGTCCTCGTGACTGACTGGAAGCAATTCCGAACCTTAGATTACGACAAAATGGCAAAGTTAATGAATAACCCTGTCATGATCGACGGTCGAAATTACCTTGACCAAGAGACTTTAGAAAAGGCAGGGTTCCGCTATATCGGTATTGGTCGCTAG
- a CDS encoding trypsin-like peptidase domain-containing protein → MNIKLRQFATSGFAILGTAIGFTFLNGATPIEILSLQQFGYSHQAWAQDADEATSERVYANARPAVVSIESDDGTGSGSIISADGLILTNAHVIGNSRTVKVRLEDGRTLEGRVVGYGDGLDLAAVRVQGNNFPVIPLASATARVGQKAFAIGSPFGLEGTFTTGIVSRLDNERGVIQTDAAINPGNSGGPLLNSQGQLIGVNTSIYAISRDSGNIGIGFAINTNRIQPFLTAVRNGNASQTPGRGLVAQSITLNGAPVQGRLDSNSSVLEDDNSYYARYTFEGKAGQRIVISMTSSELDAYLILLSPNGDDLGQDDNGAGGKNAKLTVTLPENGTYTVLANTSSAREMGRYSLQAAVNGGSSTVNGGGSGSTPRPNASQQASGSLPLQIQGSLGANSRVLQSDRSPYQEHTFQGNAGQRVSISLESREFDSYLILLDPDGKKIAENDDASANTMNSALTVTLPSTGTYRIIANTYDSTGRGQYTLSIR, encoded by the coding sequence ATGAACATCAAACTCCGTCAATTTGCAACTTCAGGATTTGCCATCTTAGGAACTGCCATTGGGTTCACCTTTCTCAACGGGGCTACACCTATAGAAATTCTCAGCCTTCAGCAATTTGGGTATTCTCACCAAGCCTGGGCTCAAGATGCCGATGAAGCAACCAGCGAACGGGTCTACGCTAATGCCCGTCCTGCTGTCGTCTCTATTGAATCAGATGATGGTACAGGTAGCGGTAGCATCATCTCTGCTGATGGCTTAATTTTGACTAACGCTCATGTCATCGGTAACTCTCGTACTGTTAAAGTTCGCCTAGAAGATGGCAGGACTTTAGAAGGTCGGGTTGTGGGCTATGGAGATGGGCTAGATCTAGCGGCTGTTCGCGTTCAGGGCAATAATTTTCCTGTTATCCCTTTGGCTTCTGCAACTGCCAGAGTGGGGCAAAAAGCCTTTGCGATCGGTAGCCCATTTGGTTTAGAGGGAACTTTTACCACAGGCATTGTTAGCCGCCTTGACAATGAGCGAGGCGTAATTCAAACCGATGCAGCCATTAACCCCGGCAATTCAGGGGGACCATTACTCAATAGTCAAGGGCAACTGATTGGGGTCAATACCTCCATTTACGCCATCTCTAGAGACTCGGGCAACATTGGAATTGGATTTGCCATTAACACCAATCGCATTCAGCCATTCTTAACCGCAGTGCGAAACGGTAATGCTTCTCAGACTCCTGGAAGAGGACTTGTCGCACAATCTATCACGCTAAATGGTGCGCCAGTTCAAGGGCGACTAGATTCTAACAGCAGCGTTCTCGAAGACGATAATAGCTACTACGCTCGGTACACGTTTGAGGGGAAGGCAGGACAAAGAATTGTCATTTCAATGACCAGCAGCGAGTTAGATGCTTACCTGATTCTGCTGTCGCCCAATGGAGACGATTTGGGACAAGATGACAATGGTGCAGGTGGAAAGAACGCTAAGCTGACCGTTACTTTGCCTGAAAATGGCACCTACACGGTTCTGGCAAACACCAGTAGTGCTCGAGAAATGGGGCGTTATAGCCTCCAAGCTGCGGTGAATGGTGGGAGCAGTACGGTTAACGGCGGTGGCAGCGGCTCGACACCTAGACCCAATGCCTCTCAGCAAGCATCTGGAAGTTTACCGCTACAAATTCAAGGCAGCTTAGGAGCAAACTCCCGAGTTTTGCAGAGCGATCGTAGTCCCTACCAAGAGCACACTTTTCAAGGCAACGCAGGGCAACGCGTCTCAATTTCGCTAGAAAGCCGAGAGTTTGATTCCTACCTAATTCTGCTTGACCCGGACGGCAAAAAAATTGCGGAAAACGATGATGCTTCTGCAAATACAATGAACTCAGCCTTAACAGTAACGCTTCCTTCTACTGGAACTTATCGTATTATTGCTAACACCTACGACAGCACAGGACGAGGGCAGTACACCCTAAGCATCCGTTAG